The DNA region CTCGCGGCAGCGTCTGGCGCAAGCGCTGCTCGAGCTGGCTCACCAGCTGGCGCAGGCTCTGCGCACCGGTGTCCACCGTGATGTCAGCCACTTCGCGGTAGAGCGGGTCACGTTGCGCGAAGAGGTCGGCGAGCCGCGCGCGCGGATCTTCGGTGCGCAGCAGCGGCCGATTGCGATCGTGCCGCGTGCGCTGCCACAGTTCGTCGACGTTCGCCCTCAGGTAGACCACGAAGCCGTGGCGGGCGAGCACCTCGCGGTTTTCCTGCCACAGCACCGCGCCACCGCCGGTGGCGAGCACGACGTTTTCCGCCCGCACCAGTTC from Betaproteobacteria bacterium includes:
- the aroK gene encoding shikimate kinase AroK, whose protein sequence is MTSVDACESRRNIFLVGLMGAGKTSVGRLLAKDLRMTFIDCDHEIEKRTGVTVSVIFEIEGEEGFRRRESALLHELVRAENVVLATGGGAVLWQENREVLARHGFVVYLRANVDELWQRTRHDRNRPLLRTEDPRARLADLFAQRDPLYREVADITVDTGAQSLRQLVSQLEQRLRQTLPREPA